Proteins encoded by one window of Lathyrus oleraceus cultivar Zhongwan6 chromosome 1, CAAS_Psat_ZW6_1.0, whole genome shotgun sequence:
- the LOC127132016 gene encoding uncharacterized protein LOC127132016: MAKEEHRVAQIEVAKQRCRCVIDSIHKLPSSSNITHSCRRTLLKLARAELDFLSQPSSSSTLSVNIGHLEAVLHILQQPFISGVSRVCKSIPLSPSVSREERHSSSLKDIHVDVVCILNGKPVWIIVSDRNPKYISWNSCHKSKGLKLRIEQVLAAAKSNLALRPSSVMIFFANGISTHVYDKLRDEFRASEIRLAFSVFSSNMLEETEGDWINVISRSYRDALVLEINLTDEKDAVPNLGCNVESSIMDSSQVEVSVGKVETQPHLLEQNAVNRASSQLERSIDKAETRPLLSQEDIETKLGDTFYSVIMGMKLSSLDNKNSESTESMKLLGGSDLVNFDTTALIAFVSGISNGGTEKLLATPESELRQRFKGNFDFVIGQIMSELQNPIHVEFGRVLNGKQGIICESVLSEFKELAKMCGGPNEKLRADKLINYLRVVPDTPSGRMMGLPTTRKLALKNKIVFGTGDHWHAPTLTANMAFIRAVSQTGMSLSSIEHRPRALTGD, translated from the exons ATGGCGAAAGAGGAACACAGGGTTGCTCAAATTGAAGTAGCAAAGCAAAGATGCAGGTGCGTCATTGATTCAATCCACAAATTGCCATCTTCTTCAAACATCACCCACTCATGTAGAAGAACCCTCCTCAAATTAGCACGTGCTGAGCTCGATTTTCTCTCTCAACCTTCTTCTTCCAGCACTCTCAG TGTCAACATTGGGCACCTGGAAGCAGTTCTACATATTCTACAGCAACCTTTCATAAGCGGAGTTTCTAGAGTTTGCAAATCAATCCCACTATCTCCTTCAGTTAGTCGCGAAGAGAGACATAGCTCTTCTCTCAAAGACATCCATGTCGATGTGGTGTGTATCCTCAATGGGAAGCCTGTGTGGATTATAGTATCCGATAGGAATCCAAAGTACATTTCATGGAATAGTTGTCATAAAAGTAAGGGTTTGAAGCTACGCATTGAACAAGTACTCGCTGCTGCCAAATCTAACTTAGCTTTAAGACCTTCCTCGGTTATGATTTTCTTTGCCAATGGGATTTCAACCCATGTTTATGACAAGCTACGCGACGAATTCAGGGCATCTGAAATCCGTTTGGCGTTTTCGGTTTTCAGTTCTAACATGCTAGAAGAAACAGAAGGTGACTGGATAAATGTTATCTCTAGATCATATAGAGATGCACTTGTTCTTGAAATCAACCTTACTGATGAAAAAGATGCTGTTCCAAATTTAGGATGTAATGTTGAGAGTTCGATCATGGATTCTTCTCAAGTAGAGGTTTCAGTAGGAAAGGTTGAAACACAACCACATCTTTTGGAACAAAATGCCGTTAACAGGGCTTCTTCTCAACTTGAGCGTTCAATAGATAAAGCTGAAACTAGACCGCTGCTATCACAAGAGGATATTGAAACAAAGTTGGGTGATACATTCTATTCTGTTATTATGGGAATGAAACTAAGCTCCCTGGACAATAAAAATTCCGAATCGACTGAATCTATGAAACTTTTAGGTGGGAGTGATCTGGTAAATTTTGATACAACAGCTTTGATAGCTTTTGTATCGGGAATTAGTAATGGTGGAACAGAAAAACTTTTGGCCACTCCCGAAAGTGAACTGAGACAGCGGTTTAAGGGAAACTTTGACTTTGTGATCGGTCAA ATAATGTCTGAACTTCAAAATCCAATCCATGTGGAATTTGGTAGAGTCCTAAATGGGAAGCAGGGTATAATTTGTGAGAGTGTTCTTTCAGAATTTAAGGAGCTAGCGAAAATGTGTGGAGGGCCAAATGAGAAACTTAGAGCCGACAAGTTAATAAATTATCTAAG GGTTGTTCCGGATACTCCTTCAGGACGCATGATGGGCCTCCCAACAACTAGGAAGCTGGCATTAAAAAACAAGATTGTGTTTGGTACTGGTGACCATTGGCATGCCCCAACTTTGACAGCAAACATGGCATTCATCAGAGCAGTTTCACAGACGGGGATGTCACTCTCTAGTATTGAACATAGACCAAGGGCCTTAACTGGGGATTAG